The segment CACTCCAAATATCGCTACAGGTACCAACACGTAGAGCGTCATCATCGGACTGATATTGATGAGCAGTACCAGTGAAATGATGGCTGTCAATACCCCTCCAAATAGTTGCACCAAGCCAGTACCGACTAGGTTTCGTACACCCTCTACATCGCTCATGATCCTAGAGACCAGTGCGCCACTTTTGTTGTTGTCGAAGAAGTTGATGGGCAGCTGAATGATTTTCTTCTGGACCTTGACGCGGAGCTGTGCGATGAGGTGTTGTGCTTCTACACTGAGCAGCCGAGTGAGGGCAAAACTCGTGACAGCTTGGATGATGATGGCTCCCAGTACAACCAAGATAAGGGTTTTGAGCAATTCGAAATCATTGTTTTTGATGACGTCATCCATCAGGTACTGAGAGGCTTTGGGCAGCACAAGACTGGCTAAACGACTGATGATGATGAGGACAAGTCCAAGGATGATTAGTTTTTTTCTAGGGAGAATGATGGTCTTAAAAACGTGACCCAATGAGGCTTTTTGCTTTGGCATGATAGGAGTTAAATAAAATAACCTTAATCTATACGGCATTAGTCCCGAATAGATTAAGATTATTTAATGATTTATTGAAGCCACTTAGTAGGTCATGGCAAAGCCAATATTGAATATCAATCCCTGTATATGGAAGTCGTTGGACGATTGGAAAGCCTGATCATATCTCCCACTGAAATTCAATCCCCCACCATAGAGTCCAATAGGGATGAATACTCCTACCTCTGGTGCAAGGGTGAAATGCGTAGTAGTTTTGGATACATCCCAAAGACCGATTTGTACTTTTTGATTGACAAAGGATACACCGGTGTTGAGTCCTAAATATGGACGGATGTCACCATCTTGACCCGCATAGAGATGTGCATTGGCCATGATAGGATAGATATTGATGTATCTTATTTGTGTACCATAGGCATCTAGTCCATCTTCAATGTGTTGTAATCCACGTTGTTTTTGATAATATACTTGCCATCCAGTATATCCCCCTACAGATAAAAAATCAGAGAAGAATTTTCTACCACCAATATTTAAGCCTTGTGCACTGGTTTCTTCAATAAAATCTTTGAACTCTCCAACTGGAGTGGCGATTTGCCAGTTGATGTTGAACATGGATTCTTGAGACCATGCCAACTCAAAGCATGAAACAAAGAGCGCTAAGAGAATTAATTTTTTCATGTCTTAATGATTAGTTGGTTTGTAAATAGGGTGATTGTAAAAATGCTTGGTCTATCAACTCTTCTACTCTGCTTTGTGATAGACTATTCCTCAACAGACCGTTGACCGCACCAATCCATACAGCTTTTGAGTCCTCATTTTGATCGTCGACATCATTTTGGTTGACCATGGCTATCAAGATAGTACCGGTAGAATAGGAGTAAACATAACTAGGAGGATAATAGCCCCATCCCCATCCAGGATACCATGGATCATACCAAAACCAACAGTCCCAACAACCACCCGCTTGATAATTTTCGGTAGTAATCACTTCGGGCAAAATAACTACGTCTGGTCTTGTCGTATGAGGGTTAATTCTAGTGTACCCATAGGAAGTCATGTTTTTGATGATTCTGTTCAGTATGGCAGCATCAAACTTATGTTCTGAATCATTGTTGCTGTCGTTGTGCAAGACAGAATCAGGCATGGCATAGGTCTTGAAGTTGTGAGCCTCGATTGTGGTCTCATCATATGAAGTCATTACTAAATCTAGCTCTTCGGTGCTGTTGATTTCGTCAGGATAGCAACCAGATACCAGTAGTAGTATCAGTAGCAAAAGAGGGTATGGTTTGTTCATGTAATTACGTTTAGTTTTATAATGTGCTAAAGTATTAAAAATATCCCGACTCAAGTCACCCTTGTAGCCCATTATACTAACCTGTTGTCCAACCCCTGTCTACCTTATCCAGAGGAGAATCATTTATCGTCAGTTTGTCGCTGGCAACTGATCTGGTCTTAGTGGACGTACGACCAGTGAGGGGGTAAATCCTAAGGAAGATGTACAGCTCCTCCAAATAAGCATCTCAAACGACAAGATATAATTATCAATCTCATTAACTTTCACTTTTGTCAAAATCAGTAGTGATGAACCGGATCAAAGCAGTACTAGAAGAAAAAGGAATCATACAAACTGGGCTAGCCGAAAAGCTGGGTAAAAGCTACAATATGACCAATTCGCATGTTCAAAATAGAAGTCAACCGAGTTTGGAGGATTTCTATAAGGTAGCAAAGATTCTAGATGTATATGTAAAGGATTTGTTGGTGTCTAACCAAAAGTAAATGACTAAAGAATATCAAATAGAAGAAAATCTGATTGAGCAACTTAAAGAGCTCAAATACACCTACCGTTCTGATATTATGGACAGGAAGGCGCTTGAACAAAATTTCAAAACGAAATTTGAAGCATTGAACCGTGTGCGCTTATCGGAAAGTGAGTTTTTGCGCTTACGAGAAGAAATCATAGAACCTGATGTTTTTGCTGCTTCAAAAAAACTTAGAGAAAGACAATATTTTCAAAGAGAAGATGGAACGCCTTTGCATTACACTTTGGTCAACATCAAAGATTGGTGTAAAAATGAGTTTGAAGTAATTAGTCAATTACGCATCAATACAGAAAACAGCCATCAACGATACGACATCATTTTGCTGATTAATGGCTTGCCTGTTGTCCAAATTGAATTGAAGAAGCTAGATGTTACTCACCGCAAGGCCATGCAACAAATTGTGGATTACAAAAATGATCCTGGCAATGGCTATACCAATACGTTGATGTGTTACATGCAGTTGTTCATTGTAAGTAATGGGTCAAGAACCATTTACTTCTCCAACAATAAGAATCAACACTTTCAATTTAATGCAGACGAACAATTCTTGCCTGTGTATGAATTGGCAGATGTAAATAACAAAAAGATTAATCGACTGGATTTATTTGCCGAGAAATTCTTGTCTAAGTGCACACTTGGCGAAATGATTAGCAAGTACATGGTATTAGTAGAAAGCGAACAGAAATTGCTCGTAATGCGACCTTACCAAGTATATGCAGTAAAGGCGATTGTTGATTGTATTAAGGATAACCGTGGAAATGGTTATATCTGGCACACCACAGGTAGTGGTAAAACACTGACTTCATTTAAAGCCTCTACGCTTCTAAAAGACAATGCAGACATTGAAAAGTGTTTGTTTGTAGTGGATCGAAAAGACCTTGATCGTCAAACCCGTGAGGAGTTCAATAAATTTCAGGAAGGCAGTGTAGAAGAAAACACGAACACCGAAACTTTGGTCAGGCGACTACTATCTACCGACTATGCAGACAAGGTGATCGTAACCACCATTCAAAAATTAGGCATTGCATTAGATAGCACCAACAAGAAAAACTACAAAGAACGTTTGGAACCATTGAGCGACAAACGTATCGTTTTCATTTTTGACGAATGTCACCGTTCGCAGTTTGGAGAAAATCATAAAGCGATTAAAGAGTTCTTCCCCAATGCACAATTGTTTGGATTTACCGGGACGCCCATTTTTGAGCAAAATGCCACTTATAGACAAATAACAGGTGAAGAAGAAACATTAAAAACCACAGACGCCATTTTTGAAAAGCAGTTGCACGCTTATACCATTACGCATGCCATAGATGATCAAAACGTACTGAAATTTCATATCGACTACTTTAAGGGAGAAGGCACTGTCACTGCAAAGCCGGGAGAAACCCTGCCCGTCCGACAGGCGGGGATTGCCCAACAAGCCGTGGCAGAAGCGATTATCGACAAACATAATGCAGCCACCAATCAACGCAAATTCAATGCGGTGCTGGCAACTGCCTCTATCAATAATGCCATTGAATATTACCGCATATTAAAGTCGGTTCAAATACAAAAACTAGCAGAAGACCCTGATTTTGTTCCGCTCAATATTGCCTGTGTATTTTCTCCTCCAGCTCAGTTGATTGCCCAAGAAGGCGACCAACAAAGCCAAAAGAATGCGGCAGACATTAAGCAACTTCAGGAAGACTTAGCACAGGAGAAGGAAGACAACAAGCATAACCCTGAAGAGAAGAAACAAGCCCTGATAGAAATCATAGCCGATTATAACCAACAGTTTGGCACCAATCACGACATCAACAATTTTGATATCTACTATCAGGACATACAAAGACGAATCAAAGACCAAAAATATAGCAACAAAGATTATCCGCACAAAAACAAGATTGATCTGACCATAGTGGTGGACATGCTGCTCACAGGGTTTGATTCTAAATACCTGAATACACTGTATGTGGACAAGAACCTGAAATACCACGGACTGATTCAAGCGTTTTCACGAACCAATCGGGTGTTGAACGACACCAAGCCTTATGGGAATGTACTCGATTTCCGTTCGCAACAAGAAGCAGTAAATCAGGCGATAACCCTCTTCTCTGGTGAAGAAGGAAGTAAAGCCAAAGAAATTTGGATGGTGGATCCTGCTCCAGTGGTGATTGACCAATACCAAAAGGCAGTGGAAGCCTTGGGCGATTTTATGAAAGAACACAACTTGGTAAACGAACCACAGGAAGTGTACAACCTGCGTGGAGATGCTGCTAAGATTGCATTCGTAAAAAACTTTAAGGAAGTGCAACGCCTAAAGACCCAACTCGACCAATACACCGATTTGGATAAAGAACAGCAAGAAACCATTGAAGGCATTCTGCCAAAAAACAACTATCAAGAATTCAAAAGTTCCTATTTAGAAACAGCAAAAGCATTCAAAAAAAGGCAAGAGAAAGAAGGGGAAGATGCACCCGAAGACATTCAACAATTAGATTTTGAGTTTGTCCTCTTCGCCTCCGCGGTGATTGATTACGATTACATCATACGCTTGATTGCCGATAGCACTCAGCAAAAGCCCTCTAAGCAGAAAATGACTGATTCACAACTCATCAGTTTGTTGAAATCCAATGCTAACCTGATGGACGAAGAGGAAGACTTAACCGATTTTATAAAACAGCTAGACAGGTCTAGAGGGTATAGCGTTGAAGATGTTTACAACATGGTCGAAACCTTTAAAGTAGAGAAATACGACAAAGAACTGGCTGCCATTGCCAATGCAAATGGTTTGAAAACAGCAGACCTAAAAGCATTTGTAGAACAGATTATGAGCCGAATGATTTTTGACGGGGAAAAACTCACTGACCTGATGGAGCCTTTGGAACTCGGCTGGAAACAGCGCAGCAAAGCTGAAACCGCCTTGATGAACGACTTAGTACCTCAACTCAAGAAATTGGCAGGCGATAGAGAGATTAGCGGATTGGTCGCTTATGAATAATTGTCTGAATTAGGATTGATATGATTAAAGGATAATAAGGTTATAAAGGAAGGATTTTGAAACACGAAGAATTAACGCATAAGATAATAGGCTGTGCAATGAAGGTGCATAGCACATTGGGTAATGGGTTTCAGGAGGTCATTTATCAGCGTGCTTTGGCTATTGAAATGGAGAATCAGGGTTTGGGTTATCAGCGGGAAATGCAAATGACCATTTTCTACGAAGGCATTGAGATTGGTACGCGTAGAGTCGATTTTTTCGTGGAAGACAACATCATGGTGGAGTTAAAAGCATTGATAAAATTGGAGGAGGTGCACTTAGCACAAGCCATGAATTACTGTCATGCCTACAACCTGCCCATCGGACTCCTAATAAATTTTGGAGCAAAAAGCCTGGAGTTCAAGCGAGTTTATAATGTAAATCACCAGGAAAACGAAGCTTACAAGAAAGAAATCCTAAAATCATCCCATCCTAAAAATCCTAATTCAGACCAATGAGTAAGGAGAAAAAATTAATACCAGCGTTGCGGTTTCCTGAGTTTGTGAAGGATGGGGAGTGGGGGGAGAATACTTTGGAGGAAGTTGCAACATTCACAAAGGGTAAGGGCGTATCAAAAGCCGATATCGTTGTAAATGGAAAATTGCCTTGTATTAGATATGGTGAACTTTATACCCATTATAATGAAACAATAAGAGATATTAAGTCATATACCAATTTAGACGCCAAAGATTTAGTTTTAAGTGAAGGTAACGATGTGATTATTCCTGCATCTGGTGAAACTCAAATTGATATTGCAACTGCTTCTTGTGTTCTGGAAGCAGGAATTGCGCTCGGTGGTGATTTGAATATCATCAGAACAAAGATAAATGGGGTTTTTCTTGCCTACTATTTAAGTAATGCTAAGAAAAAAGATATTGCAACAATGGCTCAGGGGATTGCAGTTGTCCATCTATACCCGAATCAGCTAAAGACATTATTGATAAATATTCCCAAACCCCAAGAACAACAAAAAATCGCCTCCTGTCTTTCTTCTTTAGATGAGCTGCTAGCTGCCCACAACGATAAGCTGGACGCCCTCAAAGACCACAAAAAAGGACTACTGCAAAACCTATTCCCGCAAATGTCTGAATTAGGATTTGCAAGATTAAAGGATGAAAGGATTTATGAAAATGAGGATCATACAATCTTAAAATCTACAAATCCTAAAAATCATAATTCAGACAATATTCCCAACTATCGTTTTCCTGAGTTTGAGAAGGATGGGGATTGGGTGGAGACAAGACTTGATCAACACATTGAAGTGGTCTCAGGGTATGCATTTAAAAGTGAATTTTTTTCAGAGAAAGGAAGAAAACTAGTAACTCCAAAAAACTTTACAAAGGAAGGGAAAGCAAGCTTTGATGAAAGAAATACGAAATACACAACTGAAGAGTTTGATTCCAAATACTTATGTGTGGCCGATGATCTTCTACTATTATTAACGGACTTAACTCCATCATGTGAGCTTCTTGGTAAACCTATTCTTTTGAAACAAGAAGATGGAGAGGTATTACTAAACCAGCGGATAGTAAAGGTAGGAATTAAGTCAAATCTTAATAAGAGATTTCTGTTACAATTTTTCCTAACTAATCACTTTCACAGGAGAGTAAAAAGCACCGCTTCGGGTACTACAGTTCGTCATAGTTCTAATAAAATAATACTAGAAACAGATCTATTATTACCTGACAACCCTGCGGAACAGCAAAAGATAGCTTCCTGTCTTTCAGCAGTAGATGAACTTATCACTGCCCAAGCGGAGAAAATAGCGCAATTGCAATTGCATAAAAAGGGATTGATGCAGGGATTGTTTCCTAAGCTTAACAAGTAAAAAATGAGTGATTTAGTACCAAGTAGCCATTTTATACTCTACACTACCCCCAAAGGAGAAGTGCGGTTGAGCGTGCTTTTGGAAAATGAAACCATTTGGCTTACCCAGGAGCAAATGAGTACTTTGTTTGAGCGAGAGCGCAGTGTCATTACCAAGCACATCGGCAATGTGTTCAGTGAGGGTGAGCTCGAAGAAAAAAGCAATGTGCAAATTTTGCACATTAGTGGTTCTGATCGTCCCGTCAAGTGCTACAACCTGGATGTAATCATTTCGGTAGGCTACCGTGTGAAGTCGCAGAGAGGCACCCAATTCAGGATTTGGGCTACTCAAAAATTAAAAGAGTATATCATCAAGGGATTCGTCATGGATGATGAACGCCTGAAACAAGGAGAAACTGTTTTTGGCAAAGATTATTTTAAAGAGTTATTAGAGCGTGTTCGTTCCATTCGTGCTAGTGAGCGCAGGATTTACCAGCAGATTACGGACATTTTTGCAGAATGCAGCATCGATTACGACCCACAATCTGAGATCACCCACGGTTTTTATGCCATGGTGCAAAACAAATTTCATTTTGCCATCACAGGGCAGACCGCAGCAGAAATTGTTTGCAAAAATGCTGACGCTACGAAGCAAAATATGGGCCTCACCACATGGAAAAATGCTCCAGTTGGCCGAATCCTAAAATCTGATGCCTCCATAGCCAAAAACTATTTGCAAGAAAAAGAAATAAAACAACTGGAAAGAACGGTTTCGGGCTATTTCGACTATATCGAGAATTTGATAGAACGAGAAAACACGTTTACGATGACTGGTTTGGCAAACAGCGTAGATAAATTTTTGAATTTCAATGAATTCAAGGTTTTGGAAGGAAAAGGATCTATGTCCCATCAACAGGCTGTTGAAAAAGCAGGAAAGGAATATGAGCAATTCAATAAGTCTCAAAAAATCATCTCTGATTTTGATAAAGAAATCAAGAAACTCAAAGGGAAATAAATGGCACAAAAAGAACAACACAAAAAACTAGGCGATACACTTTGGCGAATTGCAAATGATCTAAGAGGTGCCATGAATGCGGATGATTTCCGTGATTACATGCTTTCATTTTTATTTTTACGCTACCTATCGCACAATTACGAAGAGTCCGCCAAAAAGGAGCTTGGGAAAGACTATCCCGAAAATACTCCAGAGGAGAAAAGAACGGACGGGTTTGTGCCACCACCACTTGAGAAATGGTATGAAACCAATGAGGGAGATGTTCCTGAATTTGAAAAGCAAATGCGCAGGAAAGTGCATTATGTGATCAAACCTACATATCTATGGAGTAACATCACAGAATTAGCACGTACTCATAACGCAGAACTGTTAGAAACGCTCGGAGAGGGCTTTCGACATATCGAAAACGAATCTTTTGAAAGCAGCTTTCAGGGCCTGTTCTCAGAGATCAACCTGAACTCTGAAAAACTCGGAAGAACACCTCAGGACAGAAACAAAAAGCTCTGTACCATCATCCAGAAAATCGCAGAAGGCATTGCTGATTTCTCTGCCGATACCGACACCCTGGGCGATGCGTATGAGTATTTAATCGGTCAGTTTGCAGCGGGTTCGGGCAAAAAGGCAGGGGAGTTTTATACGCCTCAACAAATCTCAACGATCCTTTCAGAGATTGTGACCTTAGACAGTCAAGACCCAGCCAACCCTACTGGGCCTAAAAAGAAATTCGACAAAATATTGGATTTTGCCTGTGGTTCGGGTTCGTTGCTACTGAATGTCAGAAAGCGGATCAAAGACAATGACGGTACTGTAGGCAAAATTTATGGACAGGAAAATAATATAACTACCTACAACCTGGCTCGAATGAACATGCTCTTGCATGGCATGAAAGACACAGAGTTTGAAATCTATCACGGCGACACTTTAAAAAACCAATGGGGTATTCTAAACGAAATGAATCCCTCCAAGAAAACAGAATTTGATGCCATTGTAGCCAATCCACCTTTTAGTTTGCGATGGGAACCCAACGATACCATGGCGGAAGATTTCCGATTCAAAAGCTATGGTTTAGCACCCAAGTCAGCGGCCGATTTTTCTTTCTTGTTACACGGTTTTCATTTCCTAAGTCAAGCAGGCACAATGGCCATCATTTTGCCACACGGAGTTTTATTCCGTGGAGGAGCAGAGGAGCGCATCCGCACCAAACTTCTGAAAGACAAAAACATTGATACCGTCATTGGTTTGCCTGCTAATTTGTTTTACTCCACAGGCATTCCGGTTTGTATTCTCGTACTGAAGAAATGTAAAAAGCAAGATGATGTATTGTTCATCAATGCCAGTGAGCATTTT is part of the Reichenbachiella agarivorans genome and harbors:
- a CDS encoding type I restriction-modification system subunit M, whose protein sequence is MAQKEQHKKLGDTLWRIANDLRGAMNADDFRDYMLSFLFLRYLSHNYEESAKKELGKDYPENTPEEKRTDGFVPPPLEKWYETNEGDVPEFEKQMRRKVHYVIKPTYLWSNITELARTHNAELLETLGEGFRHIENESFESSFQGLFSEINLNSEKLGRTPQDRNKKLCTIIQKIAEGIADFSADTDTLGDAYEYLIGQFAAGSGKKAGEFYTPQQISTILSEIVTLDSQDPANPTGPKKKFDKILDFACGSGSLLLNVRKRIKDNDGTVGKIYGQENNITTYNLARMNMLLHGMKDTEFEIYHGDTLKNQWGILNEMNPSKKTEFDAIVANPPFSLRWEPNDTMAEDFRFKSYGLAPKSAADFSFLLHGFHFLSQAGTMAIILPHGVLFRGGAEERIRTKLLKDKNIDTVIGLPANLFYSTGIPVCILVLKKCKKQDDVLFINASEHFEKDGRLNRLREGEDDEPNDIQSIVETYKYRREAERYSRRVSMEEIESNGYNLNISRYVSTSEDEIQIDLKEVNDKLIDIEKKINKARDEHNAFLKELGLPKI
- a CDS encoding restriction endonuclease subunit S codes for the protein MSKEKKLIPALRFPEFVKDGEWGENTLEEVATFTKGKGVSKADIVVNGKLPCIRYGELYTHYNETIRDIKSYTNLDAKDLVLSEGNDVIIPASGETQIDIATASCVLEAGIALGGDLNIIRTKINGVFLAYYLSNAKKKDIATMAQGIAVVHLYPNQLKTLLINIPKPQEQQKIASCLSSLDELLAAHNDKLDALKDHKKGLLQNLFPQMSELGFARLKDERIYENEDHTILKSTNPKNHNSDNIPNYRFPEFEKDGDWVETRLDQHIEVVSGYAFKSEFFSEKGRKLVTPKNFTKEGKASFDERNTKYTTEEFDSKYLCVADDLLLLLTDLTPSCELLGKPILLKQEDGEVLLNQRIVKVGIKSNLNKRFLLQFFLTNHFHRRVKSTASGTTVRHSSNKIILETDLLLPDNPAEQQKIASCLSAVDELITAQAEKIAQLQLHKKGLMQGLFPKLNK
- a CDS encoding helix-turn-helix transcriptional regulator, translating into MNRIKAVLEEKGIIQTGLAEKLGKSYNMTNSHVQNRSQPSLEDFYKVAKILDVYVKDLLVSNQK
- a CDS encoding GxxExxY protein; translation: MKHEELTHKIIGCAMKVHSTLGNGFQEVIYQRALAIEMENQGLGYQREMQMTIFYEGIEIGTRRVDFFVEDNIMVELKALIKLEEVHLAQAMNYCHAYNLPIGLLINFGAKSLEFKRVYNVNHQENEAYKKEILKSSHPKNPNSDQ
- a CDS encoding DUF4136 domain-containing protein — translated: MNKPYPLLLLILLLVSGCYPDEINSTEELDLVMTSYDETTIEAHNFKTYAMPDSVLHNDSNNDSEHKFDAAILNRIIKNMTSYGYTRINPHTTRPDVVILPEVITTENYQAGGCWDCWFWYDPWYPGWGWGYYPPSYVYSYSTGTILIAMVNQNDVDDQNEDSKAVWIGAVNGLLRNSLSQSRVEELIDQAFLQSPYLQTN
- the rhuM gene encoding virulence RhuM family protein, which translates into the protein MSDLVPSSHFILYTTPKGEVRLSVLLENETIWLTQEQMSTLFERERSVITKHIGNVFSEGELEEKSNVQILHISGSDRPVKCYNLDVIISVGYRVKSQRGTQFRIWATQKLKEYIIKGFVMDDERLKQGETVFGKDYFKELLERVRSIRASERRIYQQITDIFAECSIDYDPQSEITHGFYAMVQNKFHFAITGQTAAEIVCKNADATKQNMGLTTWKNAPVGRILKSDASIAKNYLQEKEIKQLERTVSGYFDYIENLIERENTFTMTGLANSVDKFLNFNEFKVLEGKGSMSHQQAVEKAGKEYEQFNKSQKIISDFDKEIKKLKGK
- a CDS encoding type I restriction endonuclease subunit R, producing the protein MTKEYQIEENLIEQLKELKYTYRSDIMDRKALEQNFKTKFEALNRVRLSESEFLRLREEIIEPDVFAASKKLRERQYFQREDGTPLHYTLVNIKDWCKNEFEVISQLRINTENSHQRYDIILLINGLPVVQIELKKLDVTHRKAMQQIVDYKNDPGNGYTNTLMCYMQLFIVSNGSRTIYFSNNKNQHFQFNADEQFLPVYELADVNNKKINRLDLFAEKFLSKCTLGEMISKYMVLVESEQKLLVMRPYQVYAVKAIVDCIKDNRGNGYIWHTTGSGKTLTSFKASTLLKDNADIEKCLFVVDRKDLDRQTREEFNKFQEGSVEENTNTETLVRRLLSTDYADKVIVTTIQKLGIALDSTNKKNYKERLEPLSDKRIVFIFDECHRSQFGENHKAIKEFFPNAQLFGFTGTPIFEQNATYRQITGEEETLKTTDAIFEKQLHAYTITHAIDDQNVLKFHIDYFKGEGTVTAKPGETLPVRQAGIAQQAVAEAIIDKHNAATNQRKFNAVLATASINNAIEYYRILKSVQIQKLAEDPDFVPLNIACVFSPPAQLIAQEGDQQSQKNAADIKQLQEDLAQEKEDNKHNPEEKKQALIEIIADYNQQFGTNHDINNFDIYYQDIQRRIKDQKYSNKDYPHKNKIDLTIVVDMLLTGFDSKYLNTLYVDKNLKYHGLIQAFSRTNRVLNDTKPYGNVLDFRSQQEAVNQAITLFSGEEGSKAKEIWMVDPAPVVIDQYQKAVEALGDFMKEHNLVNEPQEVYNLRGDAAKIAFVKNFKEVQRLKTQLDQYTDLDKEQQETIEGILPKNNYQEFKSSYLETAKAFKKRQEKEGEDAPEDIQQLDFEFVLFASAVIDYDYIIRLIADSTQQKPSKQKMTDSQLISLLKSNANLMDEEEDLTDFIKQLDRSRGYSVEDVYNMVETFKVEKYDKELAAIANANGLKTADLKAFVEQIMSRMIFDGEKLTDLMEPLELGWKQRSKAETALMNDLVPQLKKLAGDREISGLVAYE